In the genome of Metabacillus litoralis, the window AGATTATTGGGACAATTAATAGAGGTAATATTATCTATGAGAATGGGAACATTCTAGATCAAGAATCTTATGGGGAATGGGTAAAACCTATAAAAGTAGAAGTAAAAACTTCATAAAATATGTAATTTGCAAAGCCTTTTTTTAAAATAATAGAGGTTTTGTTTTTTCTATTATTGAATATGTTTATTAAAAATAAATGAGGGGGCAGTTGAATGAATAAACCAATTGTCGGTTCAAAAACAATGGTCGTAAGTCCGCACTACTTAGCATCTCAAGCGGGAAACACAATCCTTGAAAAAGGAGGAAATGCGTTTGATGCAGCAGTAGCTGTTAGTGCCTGCCTTGCGGTGGTATACCCACATATGACGGGACTTGGTGGTGATTCTTTTTGGCTAACATACAGTAAAAAGGATCAAAAAGTACGTGCATACAATGGAAGTGGACGAACAGGAGTAAATGTAACACGTGAAGTATATGAAGGGAAAAGCTCTATTCCTACTCGAGGTATTGAGAGTGTGATAACAGTGCCTGGTATGGTCGATAGCTGGGATGCTGTATTAAAGGAATATGGGCGACTTTCGTTAGAGCAAGTGTTGCAGCCAGCAATTGAGTATGCTTCTAAAGGGTTTCCATTCTCACTTGACCAGCATGAGAATACAGTCAAAAATGCAGAGATGTTAAAAGAAGATAAAGATACAGCAAATGTGTTTTTACCCACAGGAAAGATCCCTATGGTAAATGAAAGATTCGTACAAGAAAACTTAGCAACAACATTAAAAAAGTTAGCATCATCTGGTAGAGATGAATTTTATAAAGGTGAGCTTGCATATCGGCTTATTTCTAGCTTAAAAGATAAGGGTGGCAAGCTAACGGTTGAGGATTTGGCTCATCATAAAGGAGAATGGACTGAACCACTTACCTCTACATATCGCGGGTATAATATGTATCAAGTTCCTCCAAACTCACAAGGCTTTGTGGGATTAATGGCACTGAATATATTAGAAAATTTTGAACTTACTGCCATTTCCGAAGGATCTTATGAATATTATCATTTATTAGTAGAATCATTGAAAAGAAGTTTTCAAGATCGAAATAAACATTTAACAGATCCTGAGTTTTACTCCGTTCCTATAAAAAGATTATTAAGTAAGGAGTATGCAAAAGAGATGGCAGGTGCCATTCAATTTGAGCGTACTAATGATATAGAAACTCAATCGGTTGGCAGCGACACAGCACATGCAGCTGTTATTGATGAGGAAGGAAATGCCGTTTCCTTTATACAAAGTCTTTATTTTGAATTTGGATCAGGTGTGGTTGCTGGAGATACAGGTGTTGTTATGCAAAATAGGGGCTCGTTTTTCTCGCTTAACCCAAGTGATGTGAATTGCCTGGAGCCGAGAAAAAGAACTTTCCATACTCTTATGCCAGCAATGGCTCTAAGAGATGGTCAGCCAAGGATTCTATATGGCACACAAGGTGGTGAGGGTCAGCCACAAACTCAAACAGTTATCATTACAAGAATGATTGACTATGGCATGAATCCGCAACAAGCGATAAGTGAACCTAGATTTGTTTGGGGAAGAACGTGGGGACAACAAACTCAAGAGTTGAAAATTGAAGGTCGAGTCAGCATTGATGTGATTGAGGAATTATCAAAAGCTGGACATATTGTTAATAAAGTTGAAGATTTTGCCGGAATTATGGGCCATGCAAATGCAATAGTCATTGATGATCAGGGCTTTGTTCATGGTGGGGTGGACCCTAGGAGCGATGGAGCCGCGATTGGAAGGTAATCTTTAGGAGAGCCCGTTCTTTGGTAGGACGGGTTTTTCAAATGGAAAAAGGCTGGATTTGATGTTACGAGTATTACGAGTAGTTGAAAAGATTTGAGTTAATCACAGTAATAAGCACAAACAGACATGTAAGGTAAAAATAAAGCAAAACTGATTCGGAAATTTGATCACAACTTTTCTACTCTAAAGAAATTTCACCTTCAAATGTTAATAATTTAACTAAATTGCTAACCGTTTGTTTGGTAGAAAAGCATATATATAAATATTTTGAAATATGTATAAAAATGAAGAAATTTATGGTCTTTAGAAGGGAGAAATTAAGTTGTCGTTCTTACATTATAAAAAAGAATATATAAGAGGTGACCTATCTTCTGGACTAGTTGTTGCTGCATTGGTCATTCCACAAGGTATAGCTTATGCATTGATAGCAGGGCTGCCACCTGTTATAGGATTATATACAGCAACCATTCCAGTGCTTATCTATTTATTATTTGGGTCGTCTCCACATGTTTCAATAGGACCTGTTGCGATGGTCTCAATTCTTATTTTCAGTGGGGTGACACCATATGCTGTTGCTGGTACTCCCGAGTATATCCAGTATGTTGCTATATTGACGATTCTCGTTGGTGTTATTCAGTACCTCTTACACTTATTAAAAGTTGGGGTAATTGTTGAACATGTTCCTCATGGTGTTATTAGTGGTTTCACTTCAGGATGCGCGGTGATCATAGCGATGAATCAAATAAGCACAATCATTAAAATGCCATTGCATGATCGAGGTAATATGATTACTTCCTTAGGATTGATTATAAGTAATCTGAAAGATATTCATGTATTAACAGCCATAATTGGCCTTACCTCAGTCATTGCACTTATGTCATTAAAAAAGTTACTACCAAACTACCCTCAACCAATTATCCTCATACTTATAAGTACAATGATTGCATATGTATTAAATGTTTCAACCAAAGGTGTAGTGCTTATCGGAGAAATTCCAATGGGGCTTCCTCCATTTGTGTTACCTGAATTAAATTTGGACAAAGCAACTGTGATGTTACCAACTGCTATTGTAATTGCATTTATAGGCTTTATTGAGACGTTCGCTATTGCAAAAGTGATTGCAAAGAAAGAAGGATATTCAATTCGTCCCAATACGGAATTAAAGTCTCTTGGCATTGCGAATCTGATTGGAGGCTTTTTTTCATCAATGCCAGTAGCGGGTGGGTTTTCGAGGTCTGCAGTTAACTATAGCTCAGGAGCAAAGACAAAATTTTCTTCTTTTTTTAGTGCAGCAATTGTTATAGTTACGTTAGCTTGTTTTACGTCATTGTTTGCATTTATTCCAAAAGCAGTTCTTGCCTCTATCATTTTAGTGTCAGTTATAAAGTTAATCGATGTAAAAGAGGCAATCCACTTACTTAGAACCAATATACTGAATGGAGCTATACTTCTTTTAACTTTCTCAGTAACGATTGTTTCAGGCCCGAAATTTGGACTAGGCATTGGAATTTTCCTCTCTATTTTGTCTGGTATTCGAAAAGTAAATATTTCATATAGTATTCGTTAAACATAATTTTTCTTTATGTAAGACTTTTAACCAAGCCATCTTCTTATTATACTAAGACTATATATACTTAAAGGATGGGTTTTCATTGAAAATAGATCATATTGATAGAAAAATACTTGAATTACTCACGATTAATGGCAGAATGTCTTATTCAGATATAGGAAAAGAACTAGATTTGTCACGGGTATCCGTTCGAGAACGTGTAAATCAATTAATAAACAATGATGTAATTGAAAAGTTCAGTGTTGTAATCAATTCTGAGAAGATGGGCAAAAATGTTTCAGCTTTTTTTGAGGTTGACTGTGAACCGGCTTATTTAGTTGAGGTAGCTGAAACATTGGCGGATAATCCCTGTGTCTCAAGCTGCTATCAAATGACAGGCCCTAGTACACTACATATGCATGTGTTAGTAGATGACTTTGTGGCATTAGAAAAATTTATCAACAATGAATTATATGCACTTGAAGGAATTACTAGAGTGGAAAGTCACATTTTACTTAGACGTTTTAAAAGTCGAAGCGGGATGAAACTATAATAAAATTTGTAAAGAATGACTTTAGAAAGGAACTATCAAAGGTCATTCTTTTTTGTTGAAATTTTTCTGGAAATTGTATAGAAAATTAACTATATATGGTTTATAATCATAAATATCTTCCGTTTGTTAATTCAATATAGAATTATAACTAACAAACGGTAATGGTGATTGCATGAATGGTAAGATCCACCATAAATATCGTAAAGGAACATTTAAATGAAAAAGGGGAGAATAAAATAGCGAGGGGAATTACATTGAAAAATCTCATGTAGAAGGGTGATTACAAATGAAACACCTGCAGCTTTTTTTAGCGTTTTTTCGGGTTGGAATGCTTGGATATGGCGGTGGTCCATCTTCAATACCACTTGTTCATAAAGAGGTGGTTGAAAAGTACAAATGGATGAATGATGATGAATTTGCAGATGTGTTAGCTTTGGGGAATACATTGCCTGGGCCTATTGCTACAAAAATGGCAGGATATATTGGTTATCGAGTCGCGGGAATTTTAGGTTTAATAAATGCAACACTGTCTACGATTCTTCCTACTATTGTGTTAATGATCGTTCTTTTAACAACAATTAGCTCTGTCAAAGATTATCCATGGGTTCAAGGAATGACAGCAGCAGTCGTACCTGTCGTAGGAGTCATGTTAGCTACTCTAACTTGGGACTTCTTTAAGAAATCTCAAAAGTCACTTGGCTGGGTAAAAGCTTTAGCACTTATATGTGGTAGTTTTCTTTTAATGGAGATTCTTGGTTTACACCCTGCCATTTTAATTGGAGGACTTTTGCTTGCGGCGATATTAAAAAGAGATAAAAATCCTGATAAAGATCGGAAGGTTGAAAGGGGGAGTGCTTAGTGCTATATTGGGAGATTTTTCTGGCCTTTTTTATACCAGGGATATTAGGTTACGGAGGTGGTCCAGCATCTATCCCACTTGTTGAAAATGAGGTAGTGGATCGATATGGCTGGATGAATGTAAATGAATTTAGTGAGGTCCTTGCGTTAGGTAATGCTCTTCCAGGTCCAATTGCCACTAAGATGGCAGGTTATATTGGGTACCAACAAGGGGGAGTGTTAGGAAGTCTTGTTGGGATTTTTGCTACAGTTGCTCCCTCATTAATCTTAATGATCGTTTTATTGGGATTTCTATATAAGTATAAGGACTCTCCGAAAGTAAAGAGAATGACAACATTCATTCGCCCTACAATTGCAGTGTTATTAGGGATGATGGCATTTAGCTTTTTCTTTACGTCATATCAAGATACAGGAATATATCAATCGCTTTTTCTAGTAGTGATAAGCTTTTTGTTATTAGAAAAGGTGAAAGTGCACCCTGCATTAGTGATCGTTGGTGCGATGGGATATGGAGCTGTTTTTCTAGGGTGATTTACTGCACCCCAGTAAGTGGGGTGCAGTAAATTCTATAGTACTTTAATGAACATTAATTAAAGTATTTCCTCATTCAAAATACTTACCTCTGACACAGCAGATTTATCTCCATATAGATATGTTAGATGATTTTCACCCCATGCACATTAAGAGTATAAATGTGTTCTACGTACCCCCGTCTTTTGAAGGCGGGGGTTTCTTTTCTACTATCTTATATTGTTCTCCGGAAAAGGTGAAAAAGAGCAAATATGTGTCTGGATACCGGAAGAATCGGGACGTGAAAAGGTACTAAGAGCGAAAATGTGTCTCGATAGCTGAGGAATCGGGACAAGTAATGGTGCAAGGAGCAAATATGTGTCTGGATACCGGAAGAATCGGGATAAGCAAGGATCCAAAAAGCAAATTTGTGTCTGGATACTGGAAGAATCGGGACAAGAAGTGGTGCAAGGAGCAAATATGTGTCTGGATACTGGAAGATTCGGGACAAGAAAAAGTGCAAAGAGTAAATTTGTGTCTCGATACAAGAGGAATCGAGACAAGCGAGGGTCCAAAGAGCAAATATGTGTCTGGATACTGGAAGAATCGGGACAAGCAAGGGTGCAAAGAGCAAATATGTGTCTGGATACTGGAAGAATCGGGACAAGCAAGGGTGCAAAGAGCAAATATGTGTCTGGATACTGGAAGAATTGGGACAAGAAAAGGTGCAAGGAGCAAATATGTGTCTGGATACTGGAAGAATCGGGACAAGAAAAAGTGCAAAGAGCAAATATGTGTCTGGATACCAGGAGAATCGGGACAAGAAAAGGTGCAAGGAGCAAATATGTGTCTGGATACCGGAAGAATCGGGACAAGCAAGAATCCAAAAAGCAAATTTATGTCTGGATACTGGAAGAATCGGGACAAGCAAGGGTGCAAAGAGCAAATATGTGTCTCGATACCAGGAGAATCGGGACAAGCGAGGGTCCAAAGAGCAAATATGTGTCTCGATACCAGGAGAATCGGGACAAGCAAGGGTCCAAAGCGCAAATTTATGTCTGGATACTGGAAGAATCGGGACAAGCAAGGGTGCAAAGAGCAAATATGTGTCTGGATACTGGAAGAATTGGGACAAGAAAAGGGGCAAAGAGCAAATATGTGTCTGGATACTGGAAGAATCGGGACAAGCAAGGGTGCAAAGAGCAAATATGTGTCTGGATACTGGAAGAATCGGGACAAGCGAGGGTGCAAAGAGCAAATATGTGTCTGGATACCAGGAGAATCGGGACAAAAAAGGTGCAAGGAGCAAATATGTGTCTGGATACTGGAAGAATCGGGACAAGCAAGGGTGCAAAGAGCAAATATGTGTCTGGATACTGGAAGAATTGGGACAAGAAAAGGGGCAAGGAGCAAATATGTGTCTGGATACCGGAAGAATCGGGACAAGCAAGGATCCAAAAAGCAAATTTGTGTCTGGATACTGGAAGAATCGGGACAAGAAAAAGTGCAAAGAGCAAATATGTGTCTGGATACCAGGAGAATCGGGACAAGCGAGGGTGCAAAGAGCAAATATGTGTCTCGATACCGGAAAAATTGGATAAGAATTTGTTATAGGTGTTGCAACAGGTATGGAAAAAGTAGAAAGTGTTATAGGAGCACTTAATAGTCACTATCTTGATGTGATTATCATTGATGAGTCAACAGCAGCGGCGGTATTAGAAAGAGTAACTAAATAAAACGATCATCATGTTAATCCTAACAAAAAAAGCTTCAATTCCTTTAAAAGGAACTGAAGCTTTTTCTATTCCCTAATTAACGGAAGGGTGCAACAGCGAAATGCCCCACCTGATTTTATAATCTCAGTAATATCAACCTCTATAACATGAAAACCTCGTTCCCGAAGCTTTTGATTCACATCTTTATTGATAGGTAAACTCAATACTCGCTTTTCTCCTATCGATAAAACATTAGTACCTAAAGTTGCTTGTTCTTCCTCATTTACCTCAATTAAGTTATAGCGAGATGATAGCAATTCTACCTTGTTCTTTTCTATTTCGTTAGGGAAAATTAAAGCATCTTCCGGTGATAAGATATTAAAAACACAATCTAAGTGAAGATACTTATCTGTAAATGGAACTTCAATAACGTCAAAAGTGGGTAACAGGCTTTGTAAATGTGAAATAGCATTTTCGTTTGTTCGATTACTCACACCAACGTAAATTGTGTTTTGATCAATAAAAACATCGCCACCTTCGATTTTATCTCCAATCAAATTTGTGTATGTAACTTGCTCCTTTTCTAGGTAATCGATAAATGTTGTTTCTTCACCTCTTCTCACATCATGAGCCATGTCTGCCGCAAAAACTTGATGACCTAGTACAAATCCAATATCACGGGTGAAAACCTGTTCAGGAAAGTCTTTTTTAGGGGGAAGTAGAATCACTTCCACATCATTTTCTTTTAATGTCTTGACTAAGTCTTTATG includes:
- the ggt gene encoding gamma-glutamyltransferase, with amino-acid sequence MNKPIVGSKTMVVSPHYLASQAGNTILEKGGNAFDAAVAVSACLAVVYPHMTGLGGDSFWLTYSKKDQKVRAYNGSGRTGVNVTREVYEGKSSIPTRGIESVITVPGMVDSWDAVLKEYGRLSLEQVLQPAIEYASKGFPFSLDQHENTVKNAEMLKEDKDTANVFLPTGKIPMVNERFVQENLATTLKKLASSGRDEFYKGELAYRLISSLKDKGGKLTVEDLAHHKGEWTEPLTSTYRGYNMYQVPPNSQGFVGLMALNILENFELTAISEGSYEYYHLLVESLKRSFQDRNKHLTDPEFYSVPIKRLLSKEYAKEMAGAIQFERTNDIETQSVGSDTAHAAVIDEEGNAVSFIQSLYFEFGSGVVAGDTGVVMQNRGSFFSLNPSDVNCLEPRKRTFHTLMPAMALRDGQPRILYGTQGGEGQPQTQTVIITRMIDYGMNPQQAISEPRFVWGRTWGQQTQELKIEGRVSIDVIEELSKAGHIVNKVEDFAGIMGHANAIVIDDQGFVHGGVDPRSDGAAIGR
- a CDS encoding SulP family inorganic anion transporter, coding for MSFLHYKKEYIRGDLSSGLVVAALVIPQGIAYALIAGLPPVIGLYTATIPVLIYLLFGSSPHVSIGPVAMVSILIFSGVTPYAVAGTPEYIQYVAILTILVGVIQYLLHLLKVGVIVEHVPHGVISGFTSGCAVIIAMNQISTIIKMPLHDRGNMITSLGLIISNLKDIHVLTAIIGLTSVIALMSLKKLLPNYPQPIILILISTMIAYVLNVSTKGVVLIGEIPMGLPPFVLPELNLDKATVMLPTAIVIAFIGFIETFAIAKVIAKKEGYSIRPNTELKSLGIANLIGGFFSSMPVAGGFSRSAVNYSSGAKTKFSSFFSAAIVIVTLACFTSLFAFIPKAVLASIILVSVIKLIDVKEAIHLLRTNILNGAILLLTFSVTIVSGPKFGLGIGIFLSILSGIRKVNISYSIR
- a CDS encoding Lrp/AsnC family transcriptional regulator, which codes for MKIDHIDRKILELLTINGRMSYSDIGKELDLSRVSVRERVNQLINNDVIEKFSVVINSEKMGKNVSAFFEVDCEPAYLVEVAETLADNPCVSSCYQMTGPSTLHMHVLVDDFVALEKFINNELYALEGITRVESHILLRRFKSRSGMKL
- a CDS encoding chromate transporter, which encodes MKHLQLFLAFFRVGMLGYGGGPSSIPLVHKEVVEKYKWMNDDEFADVLALGNTLPGPIATKMAGYIGYRVAGILGLINATLSTILPTIVLMIVLLTTISSVKDYPWVQGMTAAVVPVVGVMLATLTWDFFKKSQKSLGWVKALALICGSFLLMEILGLHPAILIGGLLLAAILKRDKNPDKDRKVERGSA
- a CDS encoding chromate transporter is translated as MLYWEIFLAFFIPGILGYGGGPASIPLVENEVVDRYGWMNVNEFSEVLALGNALPGPIATKMAGYIGYQQGGVLGSLVGIFATVAPSLILMIVLLGFLYKYKDSPKVKRMTTFIRPTIAVLLGMMAFSFFFTSYQDTGIYQSLFLVVISFLLLEKVKVHPALVIVGAMGYGAVFLG
- a CDS encoding sugar-binding domain-containing protein: MGVATGMEKVESVIGALNSHYLDVIIIDESTAAAVLERVTK
- a CDS encoding dimethylarginine dimethylaminohydrolase family protein; its protein translation is MENLDYIKCSCQSEYDTLKKVVLCSPDFMTIKEPINEIQKRFLEENIDTKLAQKQHKDLVKTLKENDVEVILLPPKKDFPEQVFTRDIGFVLGHQVFAADMAHDVRRGEETTFIDYLEKEQVTYTNLIGDKIEGGDVFIDQNTIYVGVSNRTNENAISHLQSLLPTFDVIEVPFTDKYLHLDCVFNILSPEDALIFPNEIEKNKVELLSSRYNLIEVNEEEQATLGTNVLSIGEKRVLSLPINKDVNQKLRERGFHVIEVDITEIIKSGGAFRCCTLPLIRE